CCGTCATCACCAGCCGCTTGATGCGCGGATCGTTGAGATCGGCTGCCATTTTCGTCGTTGACGACGTCATTAAAGGCTGCCTCGCGCCAAGGAACCAGGAATGTTAAGGCCATCCTCATCGACCAGACCGGTCAGGTCGGGTGAAAGCAGCTGGTCGGCAAAGAACCGTTCGCGCAACAGCATGACCAGCAAAGCCTTTTTATGCGGAAATTGGACATGCTTGATCTTGGCGAAGCCGGAACGGTCGAGATTGCGGATCTGCTGGTGATGATGGTGGATGGGCTCGCCGACGATGCGGCGCGTGCGCGGGTCGGCGAGGAACATGTAGTGCATCAGCGAGGGCAGCCAGGCGCTGACATAGGGTTTGCCGCGAAATGTATCCTCGCCGATTGCCACATGCCAGCCGCGATCATGGCTGTCAGCATCGTAATGCGGGCCGAGCCGGTCTTCCTTGGCCCAGTACAGCTCAAAATAGCCGAAAGGCACGCCGTCGAACGTGCCGATCAGCGGCAAGGTGCGGGGGTCGGCAAGCCGGTTTTCGATAAAGTTGCGATGTTGGGAAAGCGTGCCGTTGTCTTCCCAGATCGCGGCCACGCGCGGATCGTTCATCCAACGGTGGAAATGCGGCAGATCCGCTTCTGGTGAGGCGACGTGAAAACCGAGAACCTTGTCCAGCCAGGGGATGAAGCGGCTATAGACCGGCCCAACCGGCTTTGGCGGTCGCATGGGATGCAAGGTGCCATTGGTCATCACCGGAATGTCGGGATAGGCAGGCGGTACTTGGCCGAGCCAGAGCGCCGATTGCTGAAAAAAGCCCTGGGCTTTTGCGATCCAGCCGCCCTCTGTGGGGAGCAGCATGCCGGAAGCGGCAAAGGGTGTGCCATCCACGCTGTCCGGCAGGTCCACGGCAAGCGTATGGATCTCCGGGTGGCAGGTCAGGATCGCCTCCAGCATGGCACCGAGTGTGGAGAAACTGCTGACTTGCTGGGAAACGACCGCCTCTATGGAGAGTGTTTCAACGATCAGCCGGGGCGTATCTGACCAGACGATATGGCCTCCGGCAATGACGGAACCGCTCTGCTCGATCCGCAAAGTATCATCATGCGCGATTACAATCAAAGATTGTAAATTGTTGAAGGAATAACTGCGGAAGCCGCCTGCTGGAAAGCGCAGGCTGGAGCAAGGCGTGCCGGTGTTTGCTTGCACGGTTGCGAGAGAGGCGTCCATATCTATGTCTCCGTTTGCATCGTGGCCAAACCTGCACGGACATGGATCATGCCCGCGATAAAATAGTGCCACTCCCAGCAGGACGAATGAGCGCTTCGCGAATTCACATGTATCGCGAAATTTAATTTCCGAAAATTTTCTTCTGAATTTTCCAACCTGTCATTCGTCATCAAGCCAATAGATTTGACGAGATCTGTTTCAGAAAATGAATAATAAAAAATCTGATTTTCTTTGGT
This portion of the Allorhizobium ampelinum S4 genome encodes:
- a CDS encoding GNAT family N-acetyltransferase; its protein translation is MIVIAHDDTLRIEQSGSVIAGGHIVWSDTPRLIVETLSIEAVVSQQVSSFSTLGAMLEAILTCHPEIHTLAVDLPDSVDGTPFAASGMLLPTEGGWIAKAQGFFQQSALWLGQVPPAYPDIPVMTNGTLHPMRPPKPVGPVYSRFIPWLDKVLGFHVASPEADLPHFHRWMNDPRVAAIWEDNGTLSQHRNFIENRLADPRTLPLIGTFDGVPFGYFELYWAKEDRLGPHYDADSHDRGWHVAIGEDTFRGKPYVSAWLPSLMHYMFLADPRTRRIVGEPIHHHHQQIRNLDRSGFAKIKHVQFPHKKALLVMLLRERFFADQLLSPDLTGLVDEDGLNIPGSLARGSL